Proteins encoded by one window of Listeria cossartiae subsp. cossartiae:
- the rsmI gene encoding 16S rRNA (cytidine(1402)-2'-O)-methyltransferase: MIKSQKSFSGASQGALYLVPTPIGNLEDMTFRAIRMLKEADIIAAEDTRNTVKLLNHFEITTRMTSYHQFTKENKEDNIIQRMLDGEVVALVSDAGMPSISDPGYELVQNALNADIPVIPLPGANAALTALIASGLAPQPFYFYGFLPRQNKERSQAVEKLAAREETWILYESPHRLKETLKAIIKITGNDRKIVLCRELTKRFEEFLRGTVEEALNWATDEEVRGEFCLIIEGNANPPLAEEQLWWQELDIKTHVSTIMEQENISSKEAIKTVMKARNLPKREVYSAYHEIK; the protein is encoded by the coding sequence ATGATAAAAAGTCAAAAAAGTTTCAGTGGGGCAAGCCAAGGAGCATTGTATTTAGTACCGACGCCAATTGGTAATTTAGAAGATATGACTTTTCGGGCAATTCGGATGCTGAAAGAAGCAGATATTATTGCAGCGGAAGATACGCGAAACACCGTGAAACTTTTAAATCATTTTGAAATTACGACCCGAATGACTAGTTACCATCAGTTTACGAAGGAAAATAAAGAAGATAATATTATTCAGCGAATGCTGGACGGGGAAGTGGTTGCGCTTGTTAGTGACGCCGGAATGCCTTCTATTTCTGATCCGGGTTACGAACTTGTCCAAAATGCGCTAAACGCCGATATTCCAGTCATTCCACTACCAGGAGCGAATGCCGCGTTAACCGCATTGATTGCGTCAGGCCTCGCGCCACAGCCGTTTTACTTTTACGGTTTCCTGCCACGTCAAAATAAAGAGCGTAGCCAAGCGGTTGAAAAATTAGCAGCCCGTGAAGAAACGTGGATTTTGTATGAATCGCCACATCGTTTGAAAGAAACGCTGAAAGCAATCATCAAAATCACCGGAAATGACCGAAAAATTGTCCTGTGCCGCGAACTTACAAAACGATTTGAAGAATTTTTGCGAGGAACGGTAGAAGAGGCACTGAACTGGGCGACCGATGAAGAAGTGCGCGGGGAATTTTGCTTGATTATCGAAGGAAACGCCAATCCACCTCTTGCGGAAGAGCAATTGTGGTGGCAAGAGCTTGATATTAAAACGCACGTGAGTACCATTATGGAACAAGAAAATATCAGTTCCAAAGAAGCGATTAAAACAGTGATGAAAGCGCGAAATTTACCAAAACGAGAAGTGTATTCCGCTTATCATGAAATAAAATAA
- a CDS encoding GIY-YIG nuclease family protein, which translates to MAKASEHFFYVLKCNDNSYYGGYTTDVVRREAEHNAGIRCKYTKTRRPVKVIHFEKFETRSEATKAEAAFKKLSRKNKDAYLIEQREEESE; encoded by the coding sequence ATGGCGAAAGCGAGTGAGCATTTCTTTTATGTGCTAAAATGTAATGATAATTCATATTATGGCGGTTATACGACCGATGTAGTACGCCGGGAAGCAGAGCACAATGCGGGAATTAGGTGCAAATATACAAAAACTCGCCGCCCGGTAAAAGTCATTCATTTTGAAAAATTTGAGACAAGAAGTGAAGCCACAAAAGCAGAAGCAGCATTCAAAAAATTATCACGTAAAAATAAAGATGCCTATTTGATCGAACAACGGGAGGAGGAATCGGAATGA
- a CDS encoding tRNA1(Val) (adenine(37)-N6)-methyltransferase: MEKLELIGDERLDYLLAENLRIIQSPSVFSFSIDAVLLAKFSYLPIRKGKIIDLCSGNGIIPLLLSTRTEAQIVGVEIQERLADMAKRSIAYNQLEEQIEIIEYDLKNITDLIPKERADIVTCNPPYFATPDTSLKNTNEHFRIARHEVMCTLEDTIRVAASLLKQGGKANFVHRPERLLDIIDLMRKYRLEPKRIQFVHPRLDREANTVLVEGIKDGKPGVKYVPPVIVYDELGEYTPVIKEILYGESE, translated from the coding sequence TTGGAAAAACTCGAATTAATAGGCGATGAACGACTAGATTACTTACTAGCGGAAAATTTGCGGATTATTCAAAGCCCGTCCGTATTTTCATTTTCGATAGATGCGGTTCTCCTTGCGAAATTCAGTTATTTGCCCATTCGGAAAGGGAAAATAATTGATTTATGCAGCGGGAATGGGATTATTCCTTTATTACTTAGCACGCGAACCGAAGCGCAAATCGTTGGCGTTGAAATTCAGGAGCGCCTGGCAGATATGGCGAAAAGAAGTATCGCGTATAATCAGTTGGAAGAGCAAATTGAAATAATCGAATATGATTTGAAAAATATTACAGACCTTATTCCAAAAGAGCGCGCAGACATCGTCACTTGCAATCCACCTTATTTTGCAACGCCCGACACAAGTTTGAAAAATACCAATGAACATTTTCGGATTGCTCGTCATGAAGTGATGTGCACGTTAGAAGATACCATTCGTGTGGCGGCTAGCCTTTTAAAACAAGGCGGAAAAGCCAATTTTGTGCATCGGCCGGAACGATTGTTAGATATCATTGATTTAATGCGAAAATATCGCCTAGAGCCAAAACGCATTCAATTTGTCCATCCGCGACTAGATCGGGAAGCAAACACGGTACTTGTCGAAGGAATTAAAGACGGAAAACCTGGTGTGAAATATGTTCCGCCTGTTATCGTATATGATGAGCTGGGCGAGTATACACCAGTGATTAAGGAGATTTTATATGGCGAAAGCGAGTGA
- the yabA gene encoding DNA replication initiation control protein YabA, whose translation MDKKAIFDSVSNMEEQIGELYQQLGDLKTNLGEMLEENNRLNLENEHLRRRLSLTDEATPEPKAETEAEHGVMAPNRKEAMQQMIELGEGYDNLVQLYKEGFHVCNVHFGSPRGNDEDCLFCLSLLNKK comes from the coding sequence TTGGATAAAAAAGCTATTTTTGACTCAGTCAGTAATATGGAGGAGCAAATTGGCGAATTGTATCAGCAACTTGGAGATCTAAAGACAAACTTAGGCGAAATGTTGGAAGAAAATAACCGATTAAACCTTGAAAACGAACATTTGCGACGCAGACTTTCCTTGACGGATGAAGCGACACCAGAACCTAAAGCCGAAACAGAGGCCGAGCATGGTGTGATGGCGCCCAACCGCAAAGAAGCAATGCAGCAAATGATTGAACTAGGGGAAGGTTATGACAATCTTGTCCAACTTTACAAGGAAGGGTTTCATGTTTGCAATGTACATTTCGGCAGCCCGCGTGGCAATGATGAAGATTGTTTATTTTGCTTATCCTTGCTCAATAAAAAATAA
- a CDS encoding PSP1 domain-containing protein has translation MLKIVGVRFKDVGKIYYFSPGELEITENQGVIVENAQGIEFGKAVIEPRYVDEEDVVLPLKKVLRVATEADYKCVAENGDSCQKAFLLCDEKIRERELEMSLVDVDYTFDRNKIIFYFTAEGRVDFRELVKDLASVFRTRIELRQIGVRDEAKLLGGIGPCGRMLCCSTFLGDFEPVSIKMAKDQNLSLNPTKISGLCGRLMCCLKYENDEYEQAKREMPDVGVKVKTPEGTEARVSGINLLSRILQVSLPEEETVIEYELDELRPYNEFLKQPAKS, from the coding sequence ATGCTTAAAATTGTAGGCGTCCGTTTTAAAGACGTTGGTAAAATATATTATTTCTCACCTGGCGAACTGGAAATCACAGAAAACCAAGGTGTTATTGTTGAAAATGCACAAGGAATTGAATTTGGTAAAGCGGTAATCGAACCGCGCTATGTGGACGAAGAAGACGTTGTGTTGCCACTGAAAAAAGTACTCCGTGTTGCCACAGAAGCGGACTACAAGTGTGTTGCTGAAAATGGCGATTCTTGTCAAAAAGCCTTTTTATTATGTGATGAAAAAATCCGTGAGCGCGAACTTGAAATGAGTTTGGTGGATGTCGATTACACATTTGACCGTAATAAAATTATTTTTTACTTTACTGCGGAAGGTCGCGTCGATTTCCGGGAGCTCGTGAAAGATTTAGCATCTGTTTTCCGGACTCGCATCGAACTTCGCCAAATTGGTGTTCGTGATGAAGCGAAATTGCTTGGCGGGATTGGCCCATGTGGTCGTATGCTCTGCTGTTCCACGTTCCTAGGCGATTTCGAGCCTGTTTCCATCAAAATGGCGAAAGACCAAAACCTATCCCTTAACCCAACGAAAATTTCTGGTTTATGTGGACGTTTAATGTGCTGTTTGAAATATGAGAACGATGAATATGAGCAAGCAAAACGTGAAATGCCTGACGTTGGTGTAAAAGTAAAAACTCCAGAAGGCACAGAAGCACGTGTTTCGGGAATCAACTTGCTTTCAAGAATCTTACAAGTGAGTTTGCCCGAAGAAGAGACGGTTATAGAATACGAATTGGACGAATTACGCCCATACAACGAATTTCTAAAACAACCGGCAAAGTCTTGA
- the holB gene encoding DNA polymerase III subunit delta' has product MGLQDELTVMQPVVMKIFSKSVRENRLSHGYLLEGSSGTGKKRTALWLAQSLFCLERTETELACGKCANCTRIASHNHPDVHLLEPDGASIKIDQVRALKQELSKRGMESDQKVVIIYDAEKMTVQSANSLLKFIEEPEGGLLLLFLTTNPGQILPTIQSRLQPVTFKSLTFDSLLASLTAAGISEQKARIYASITGSVEQAKAFEESEWFGEARNVVVKLYEGIHHQGTSPLIIIQESWMPLFKEKDKMALGLELLLLLYRDRLHLTLDENYEPICTAQKEMLGQDALRKSLSETTGEIEKILAAKSKLDSNMNTQLLMEQLVLEIQGR; this is encoded by the coding sequence GTGGGATTACAGGATGAACTTACAGTGATGCAACCAGTGGTCATGAAGATTTTTTCAAAAAGTGTCCGCGAAAATCGATTATCTCACGGCTATTTACTCGAAGGATCGAGTGGTACAGGGAAGAAACGCACAGCACTTTGGTTAGCTCAGAGCCTTTTTTGTTTAGAAAGAACTGAGACCGAACTTGCTTGTGGGAAGTGTGCCAATTGTACGAGAATAGCGAGTCATAATCATCCGGATGTTCATTTGCTAGAGCCAGATGGAGCTAGTATTAAGATTGATCAGGTTCGCGCGCTAAAGCAAGAATTAAGTAAACGCGGGATGGAATCGGATCAAAAGGTAGTTATCATTTACGATGCAGAAAAAATGACTGTGCAATCAGCCAATAGTCTGCTGAAATTTATAGAAGAACCAGAAGGCGGTTTGTTATTATTATTTTTAACAACAAATCCCGGGCAAATTTTGCCGACGATTCAATCAAGACTACAACCTGTCACATTTAAATCACTGACTTTTGATAGTCTACTCGCTTCGCTAACAGCAGCAGGCATTTCCGAACAAAAAGCGCGGATTTATGCTAGTATTACTGGAAGTGTGGAGCAAGCGAAGGCGTTTGAAGAGAGTGAATGGTTTGGTGAGGCAAGAAATGTAGTCGTCAAGCTATACGAGGGAATTCACCATCAAGGGACCAGCCCGTTAATTATCATTCAAGAATCATGGATGCCACTTTTTAAAGAGAAAGACAAGATGGCGCTTGGGCTCGAATTGTTGTTACTGCTGTACCGCGACCGGCTACACCTTACACTTGACGAGAACTACGAACCAATTTGTACTGCGCAAAAAGAAATGCTCGGACAAGATGCACTGCGCAAATCACTGTCCGAAACCACAGGGGAAATCGAGAAGATTCTCGCTGCGAAATCAAAACTGGATTCCAATATGAACACGCAACTTCTAATGGAGCAGTTAGTTCTGGAAATCCAAGGGAGGTAA
- a CDS encoding STAS domain-containing protein yields the protein MNESNGRMELYLRAHTEEIINNWLSKIYENENTYTSFVYSPRYKDELRADSEQTADLIISYFTGKKAFFEKLDKWLDNMYARRMENEVPLPEVITTLDKLRREFVAAVGDFCIHNDEVSKCDFSSSMAMVNHGFDRINEAFSAMYYNDIVQHLEQQHRLIEEISTPVISITDKLAILPLMGRVDRDRADKLSEITANKCVHFGVEQLCIDLSGITSFDDALGEMLNNLVTVLKLLGVEAFISGIQPQMAQQINRVDLNLSITAYHSLKAVLQDQTRTI from the coding sequence ATGAATGAATCGAACGGACGTATGGAACTGTATTTAAGGGCTCATACCGAAGAAATTATTAACAATTGGTTATCAAAAATTTATGAAAATGAAAATACGTATACTAGCTTTGTTTACTCGCCGCGTTACAAAGATGAACTGCGCGCTGACAGTGAACAAACGGCTGACCTAATCATTTCTTATTTCACTGGCAAAAAAGCTTTTTTTGAAAAACTGGATAAATGGCTTGATAATATGTACGCACGTCGTATGGAAAATGAAGTGCCTTTACCTGAAGTTATTACTACCTTAGATAAACTACGCCGGGAATTTGTAGCTGCGGTTGGCGACTTTTGTATTCATAATGATGAAGTGTCTAAATGCGACTTTTCATCTAGTATGGCGATGGTTAACCACGGATTTGACCGAATCAACGAGGCCTTCTCCGCAATGTACTACAATGACATCGTTCAACATTTGGAACAACAACATCGCTTAATTGAAGAAATTAGCACCCCAGTCATTTCAATTACGGACAAATTGGCGATACTTCCTTTAATGGGGCGAGTGGACCGTGATAGAGCGGACAAATTATCCGAAATCACAGCAAACAAATGCGTTCACTTTGGCGTGGAACAACTTTGTATTGATTTGTCGGGGATTACATCTTTTGACGATGCGCTTGGAGAGATGCTCAACAACTTGGTAACCGTGCTCAAATTGCTTGGTGTCGAGGCGTTCATTTCTGGTATTCAACCACAAATGGCGCAACAGATTAATCGTGTTGATTTAAACTTATCTATAACAGCATATCATTCGTTGAAGGCTGTTTTGCAAGATCAGACTAGAACAATATGA
- a CDS encoding SpaA isopeptide-forming pilin-related protein encodes MNKNGNFLKKVSLALLSILIMVSTIFQTTVVKAATSYGSQFLNTVELLDKDGVPQTNFGYYDNMDVHYTWSIPNSKNVKAGDTMDFTLPSQLALATDLAFDVKDNKGQVVGTATVKKATNQVTLVFSDYVEKHSDIKGELDFWTTFNQKIITGNETINLEFPLEYGTTGIDVEIGEKTPVSPTETLFKYGWIDASNPSLIHWVVRVNYAKANVPSAIFMDTIGAKQTLNFDSIKAFHGTYSADRVFTAGTPIPSTNFSATSDGFKVVLGTITDSVQISYTTTATDGGKSTQYDNTAKLMGIDFATKQTSTWTPASGGGGDADGTTGSVTLTKEDAKTKATLAGAEFKLVDSKGTILQENIATDASGQLTIANLKFDTYQLIETKAPDGYKLDRTPVEFTIDENNNAITVTKENTLNTGSVELTKLDVTTKKNLAGATFELQDKQGNTLQTGLTTDENGVLTVTDLVPGTYQFVETEAPIGYEIETTPVIFEIIASETDQPVKVTKENTPETPTPPTPVPPVPNEPTVPPAKPEVPVTPNKPEPSKESPKPTEPSTTIKLPKTGDTPLVNGWGILLVAISASGLITLRRK; translated from the coding sequence ATGAATAAAAACGGAAACTTTCTAAAAAAAGTAAGTTTAGCATTACTAAGTATTTTAATTATGGTTAGCACCATTTTCCAAACGACTGTTGTAAAAGCGGCAACAAGTTATGGCTCGCAATTTTTAAACACTGTAGAACTTTTAGATAAAGATGGTGTACCACAAACGAATTTTGGTTACTACGACAACATGGATGTACATTACACTTGGTCTATTCCTAATTCAAAAAACGTAAAAGCAGGCGACACAATGGATTTCACTTTGCCAAGTCAATTAGCGCTGGCAACGGATCTCGCTTTTGACGTGAAAGATAATAAGGGACAAGTAGTTGGTACGGCCACTGTAAAAAAAGCAACAAATCAAGTAACGCTCGTTTTCAGTGATTACGTAGAAAAACATTCTGATATTAAAGGGGAGCTGGATTTCTGGACTACTTTTAATCAAAAAATTATTACTGGAAATGAAACGATTAATTTGGAGTTTCCTCTTGAATATGGAACAACCGGAATAGATGTGGAAATTGGCGAGAAAACACCAGTTAGCCCAACAGAAACGCTATTCAAATACGGTTGGATCGATGCTAGTAATCCAAGTTTGATTCATTGGGTTGTTCGAGTGAACTACGCCAAAGCGAACGTTCCAAGTGCCATTTTCATGGATACCATCGGCGCCAAGCAAACATTAAATTTTGATTCTATCAAAGCGTTTCACGGAACTTACTCAGCAGACCGAGTATTTACAGCAGGCACGCCGATTCCCAGCACTAATTTTTCTGCAACGAGCGATGGATTCAAAGTAGTTTTAGGAACTATAACTGATTCCGTGCAAATTTCTTATACAACAACCGCGACAGATGGCGGGAAGTCCACTCAGTACGATAATACCGCCAAATTAATGGGAATCGATTTTGCCACGAAACAAACATCGACTTGGACACCAGCATCAGGAGGTGGCGGTGACGCGGACGGCACAACTGGTTCCGTCACACTCACGAAAGAAGATGCGAAAACAAAAGCAACTCTCGCAGGTGCAGAATTCAAACTAGTGGATTCAAAAGGTACTATTTTACAAGAAAACATTGCAACGGATGCGAGCGGACAACTTACTATTGCCAATCTGAAATTTGACACTTACCAATTAATCGAAACAAAAGCTCCGGACGGCTACAAACTGGATAGGACACCAGTAGAATTCACTATTGACGAAAACAACAATGCGATTACCGTAACAAAAGAAAACACCCTTAACACCGGCTCCGTAGAACTGACAAAGCTAGATGTCACAACTAAAAAAAACCTAGCCGGAGCAACATTCGAACTACAAGATAAACAAGGAAACACCTTACAAACCGGCTTAACTACGGATGAAAATGGTGTCCTAACTGTAACGGATTTAGTCCCAGGAACCTATCAATTTGTAGAAACCGAGGCCCCTATCGGCTATGAAATCGAAACTACGCCCGTCATTTTTGAAATCATCGCTAGCGAGACAGACCAACCAGTAAAAGTAACAAAAGAAAACACACCAGAAACACCAACACCTCCAACTCCAGTACCACCAGTACCAAATGAACCGACTGTGCCTCCAGCAAAACCAGAAGTACCAGTCACACCTAACAAACCAGAACCTAGCAAAGAAAGTCCAAAACCAACCGAACCAAGCACAACCATAAAACTTCCAAAAACCGGCGATACACCACTTGTTAATGGATGGGGAATACTACTCGTAGCCATTTCAGCGAGCGGACTAATTACCCTTAGAAGAAAATAA
- the yidA gene encoding sugar-phosphatase, producing the protein MYKIIAIDIDGTLLNDAHEITPAVRDSIKAAKEKGVKVVLCTGRPLAGIKKSLIELDLLDAGDYAITFNGAVVLETASEKTLADITLNKTELEEIYAFCHAENVNVTYFDGKNMYVPSRKITEITCQDSLLLQTPLYHLPVEEAPESIHVSKVMLLDSPEKITDVIKKLPATIKDKFYVVRSVPYNLEFLQKGVNKGSALASLADKLGVDQSEVMSIGDQENDITMIEYAGMGVAMGNATEHIKDIANYTTTTNNEDGVAQAIQMLVLNR; encoded by the coding sequence ATGTATAAAATTATTGCAATAGATATTGATGGCACATTATTAAATGACGCGCACGAAATCACTCCAGCAGTGCGTGATTCTATTAAAGCAGCAAAAGAAAAAGGGGTAAAAGTTGTATTATGTACAGGTCGTCCGCTTGCCGGAATTAAAAAAAGCTTAATCGAATTAGATCTTTTAGATGCTGGCGACTACGCAATCACATTTAATGGCGCGGTTGTTTTAGAAACAGCTTCCGAAAAAACATTGGCAGATATTACTTTGAATAAAACAGAATTAGAAGAAATTTACGCATTTTGTCATGCGGAAAATGTCAATGTTACTTATTTTGATGGAAAAAACATGTACGTACCAAGCCGTAAAATCACTGAAATCACTTGTCAGGACTCATTATTATTACAAACCCCTCTATATCATTTGCCAGTTGAGGAAGCGCCCGAGTCCATTCACGTTTCAAAAGTAATGCTGCTAGACTCACCAGAAAAAATCACAGATGTTATTAAAAAATTACCAGCGACAATCAAAGACAAATTTTATGTAGTTCGTAGCGTCCCATATAATCTGGAATTCTTGCAAAAAGGCGTAAATAAAGGATCGGCCCTCGCAAGTTTAGCTGATAAATTGGGTGTGGATCAAAGTGAAGTCATGAGTATCGGCGACCAAGAAAATGATATTACGATGATCGAATACGCTGGAATGGGCGTTGCGATGGGAAACGCGACGGAGCATATTAAAGATATTGCCAACTATACGACAACGACCAATAACGAGGATGGTGTAGCACAAGCGATTCAAATGCTCGTACTCAACCGGTAA
- a CDS encoding ATP-dependent DNA helicase, with amino-acid sequence MKKVQISVRRLVEFVQRSGSIDSRMTSSDRALEGTKIHQLLQKEAGEEYVAEVRLNLERVVDEIAFSLDGRADGIINAQTIDEIKTTETPMEEITEDFRPLHWAQLICYGFMLAEKSDLPEVTLQLTYYQVLDKEVKRFKRVMSRAEMGAFVDDLLSKYAVWAKAAAAWEMKRNKTIQALTFPYDSYRSGQRELAIAVYRTVSSEESLFCEAPTGIGKTMSTLFPGFKAMGEGKTDKLFYFTAKTITRQVAEDALDEMRRKGLAARSVTITAKDKICFLDERKCEPDHCQFARGYYDRLNEGLFDMLQSEEAITRSVVEEYARKYTLCPFELSLDVALFCDVIICDYNYLFDPVVYLKRFFAEGPGKYTFLVDEVHNLVDRARSMYSATLRKSMVLQVKRGLDKKANKRLLNAINAMNKEMIALNKKLTEIGETIYVEKEKLAEWNEAVLKFTFVAKEWLPQNTQSESQADVLELYFESLRYLAIAEFYDERYVTQVTRSRGDLEIKQLCLDPAFILSEKLKLGSSSVLFSATLRPIDYYTNVLGGEKDTSRMMFASPFKQKNMHLLVADYISTKYQMRETSLEAVVDALHALASGKTGNYLFFFPSFLYLQNVYDLFKEKYPNIRLQKQGNSMDEAQREHFLEEFQAGNEETLVGFCVLGGVFSEGVDLRGDRLVGAAIVGVGLAQLNHESDLIKDYYNKTIGRGFDYAYQIPGMNKVLQAVGRVIRGESDRGVVLLIEERFSADRYRALFPAHWNHAKTVKSTDEITREVDGFWRNS; translated from the coding sequence ATGAAAAAAGTGCAGATTTCAGTCAGGCGTTTAGTCGAATTTGTTCAGAGAAGTGGTAGCATTGACAGCCGAATGACAAGTTCAGACCGCGCCTTGGAAGGAACAAAAATTCATCAATTACTCCAAAAAGAAGCGGGAGAAGAATACGTTGCAGAAGTTCGGCTAAATCTGGAACGGGTAGTGGATGAAATTGCCTTTTCGCTTGATGGACGCGCAGATGGCATTATTAACGCGCAAACCATAGACGAAATTAAAACTACCGAAACGCCAATGGAAGAAATTACCGAAGATTTCCGCCCGCTTCATTGGGCACAGCTGATTTGTTATGGCTTTATGCTCGCTGAAAAGTCAGATTTGCCAGAAGTTACGCTGCAATTGACGTATTATCAAGTGCTTGATAAAGAAGTAAAACGATTCAAACGAGTTATGAGCCGAGCAGAAATGGGCGCTTTTGTGGATGACTTGCTTTCCAAATATGCAGTTTGGGCAAAAGCGGCTGCAGCTTGGGAAATGAAGCGAAATAAAACGATTCAAGCATTAACGTTTCCATATGATAGCTATAGAAGTGGACAAAGAGAGCTAGCGATTGCGGTGTACCGGACCGTTTCCTCAGAAGAGAGCTTGTTTTGTGAAGCTCCTACAGGTATTGGTAAAACGATGTCGACCTTATTCCCGGGATTTAAGGCAATGGGCGAAGGGAAAACCGATAAACTTTTCTATTTCACGGCAAAAACGATTACCCGGCAAGTTGCCGAAGATGCGCTTGATGAAATGCGTCGTAAAGGCTTGGCGGCTAGAAGTGTGACAATTACTGCGAAAGATAAGATATGTTTTTTAGATGAACGAAAATGTGAGCCGGACCATTGCCAATTTGCGCGCGGTTATTATGATCGTTTGAATGAGGGCTTATTTGATATGTTGCAGTCTGAAGAAGCAATTACTCGGTCCGTTGTAGAGGAATATGCCCGAAAATACACACTTTGTCCGTTTGAATTATCGCTTGATGTGGCACTTTTTTGTGATGTGATTATTTGCGATTATAATTATTTATTTGATCCGGTCGTCTATTTGAAACGCTTTTTTGCGGAAGGTCCGGGAAAATATACATTTCTAGTAGATGAGGTGCACAATTTAGTAGACCGTGCTCGCTCGATGTACTCTGCAACACTGCGAAAATCAATGGTGCTCCAAGTGAAACGCGGCTTGGATAAAAAAGCAAACAAACGACTACTAAACGCTATAAACGCGATGAATAAAGAAATGATTGCACTCAATAAAAAATTAACAGAAATAGGCGAAACCATTTACGTCGAAAAAGAAAAATTGGCGGAATGGAACGAGGCTGTATTGAAATTTACGTTTGTGGCGAAAGAGTGGCTGCCGCAGAATACCCAGTCGGAATCACAAGCGGATGTGCTAGAGCTTTACTTTGAAAGCCTGAGATACTTGGCGATTGCTGAATTTTACGATGAGCGCTACGTTACCCAAGTGACAAGGAGTCGTGGCGATTTAGAAATAAAACAGCTATGCTTGGATCCAGCTTTCATACTATCAGAAAAACTCAAACTCGGAAGTAGCTCAGTGCTCTTTTCAGCGACGCTTCGACCAATCGATTACTATACGAACGTTCTTGGCGGAGAAAAAGATACGAGCCGAATGATGTTTGCTTCCCCTTTTAAGCAAAAAAATATGCACTTGCTTGTGGCTGATTATATAAGCACAAAATATCAAATGCGCGAAACAAGTCTAGAGGCTGTCGTGGATGCTCTACATGCTCTAGCTTCTGGGAAAACCGGAAACTATTTGTTTTTCTTCCCATCCTTTTTATACCTCCAAAATGTATACGACTTATTTAAAGAAAAATATCCAAATATCCGCTTGCAAAAACAAGGGAACTCAATGGATGAAGCACAACGAGAGCATTTTTTAGAAGAATTTCAAGCTGGAAATGAAGAAACACTCGTTGGTTTTTGTGTTTTAGGTGGCGTTTTTTCTGAGGGTGTAGATCTTCGGGGGGACCGGTTAGTTGGTGCGGCGATTGTGGGCGTGGGTCTTGCGCAGCTGAATCATGAATCGGATTTAATTAAAGATTACTATAATAAGACGATTGGGCGTGGCTTTGATTATGCTTACCAAATTCCGGGAATGAATAAGGTGCTTCAAGCAGTTGGGCGCGTGATTCGCGGAGAATCTGACCGCGGTGTAGTGCTGCTTATAGAAGAACGTTTTTCCGCCGACCGCTACCGAGCATTATTCCCTGCACACTGGAACCATGCAAAAACAGTGAAGAGCACGGACGAAATTACTCGAGAAGTGGATGGATTTTGGCGGAATAGCTGA
- a CDS encoding Crp/Fnr family transcriptional regulator produces MPKTLYNYKEFIRLSHEGKIAYEKVEVKKNASLLTEKADVDNYIYLIVEGYVSLLLNDGKEHSKIYSIQGKGTFLNYFTLLDQSDNRFNFKTLSDCSFYKYSKTDMSYFLSMFPENFGFQFFIMKNQTTHLYFKSLMASSPASEKLKITFSNMGLLHGLPQEDGTVVLPQAIKTSHLLSYSNLSKSCFYKDLQHLKLTKQIEKKEKNWVIRSEELYTLLLESN; encoded by the coding sequence ATGCCAAAGACTTTATATAATTATAAAGAATTCATCCGTCTGTCCCATGAAGGGAAAATAGCTTATGAAAAAGTAGAAGTCAAAAAAAACGCCAGCTTATTAACCGAAAAAGCTGACGTGGATAATTACATCTATCTTATAGTTGAAGGGTACGTTTCATTGCTTTTGAATGATGGTAAAGAGCATTCAAAAATTTATTCTATTCAAGGCAAAGGAACATTTTTAAATTATTTTACGTTACTGGACCAAAGCGATAATCGTTTTAATTTTAAAACACTGTCTGATTGTTCCTTTTATAAGTATTCCAAAACAGATATGTCATATTTTCTTTCGATGTTTCCTGAGAATTTCGGATTTCAATTTTTCATAATGAAAAACCAGACTACCCATCTCTATTTTAAAAGTTTAATGGCAAGTAGTCCGGCTTCCGAAAAACTTAAAATTACCTTTTCGAATATGGGTTTGCTTCATGGTTTGCCACAAGAGGATGGCACTGTCGTATTACCTCAAGCAATTAAAACTAGCCATTTACTTTCTTATAGTAACCTTTCGAAAAGCTGTTTTTATAAGGATTTACAGCACTTAAAACTAACGAAACAGATTGAAAAGAAAGAGAAGAATTGGGTTATTCGTAGCGAAGAATTGTATACGTTGTTGCTAGAGTCTAACTGA